In Mesorhizobium sp. M9A.F.Ca.ET.002.03.1.2, the DNA window TTGCGCTGCACCGACTGCACGGCCACGAAACAACCTTTGCCCGAGCGATCGGCAGTGACCGCAAGGGAAGGATCTCGCTCGTGCTCTACATTGCCGCCGTCCTGTTGACCTTTTTCAATCACTGGATCGGCGTCGCGATCTACGTGCTGGTGGCCATGATCTGGTTCGTGCCGGATAGGCGGTTCGAGCGGTTGATCGAAAAACAGAAATAGGCGTCGCTACTTCCGCATCGCCTTCAGCTTTTCGGCGACGGACGCGGCGAGATCGGCATAGCGCTCCTCCAGCTGCTCGGCCGCCTTGATCACCGAAAAATCATGGCCGAATTTCTCCAGCGCCATGCGCAGCTTCTCGACGAACTCCGCCTGTTTTTCGAGTGCCGAAAACAGCGTCTTCACCTGCGCTTCGCTGATGTCGGGATTGGCAAGCATTTGCGGCACCTCGCGGCTCATTTGGTCGCCGGTGGTGGTCTGTTCTTTCAAGATCTTGATCCAATCGGTCAATCGGCAAATCTCCTTTTACCCGCGCAACATGCGCAGTGCCTGCCCACGCGGTCAACCCGAAGGTGCCACAGCGGGCTTGCATGGGCTTCCTGCCGCGCTAAGTTCGGCGCAGCTTGAACGAGGACACTACGCCCATGACCGCCGACGCCGAAATCCAGACCGCTTTGCCTGCGCTCGCCTCCGGCAATGTCGCCGTCATCACCGGCGGCGCCAGCGGCATCGGTCTTGCCGCGGCCAAGCGGCTGGCGGCAATGGGCCTGAGAATCGTGCTGGCCGACATTGGCGGCGCGCGGCTCGATGAAGCTGGCCGCGCCGTCGCCGCGATCACCGGTGACAGCGCGGTGCTCGCTGTCGCCACCGACGTCGCGAAAGCCGACGAAGTCGACCGGTTGGCGGAGAAGGCGTTCGGCACCTTCGGCGACGTGTCGCTGCTGATGAACAATGCGGGCGTCGGCAACAATCCCGGCAAGCCCTGGGAGAACCGCGACGCCTGGAAGCGACTGCTGGATATCAATTTCTGGGGCGTCGTCCATGGCGTCGAGGCCTTCGCGCCGCGCATGCTGGCCACGGGGAGGCCGGGCCTGATCGTCAACACCGGCTCCAAGCAAGGCATCACCACGCCGCCCGGCAACCTTGCCTACAACGTTTCCAAGGCCGGCGTGAAGACCTTCACCGAAGGCCTGGCACACGCGCTGCGCAACGAGCCCGGCGCAAAGGTTGCCGCGCATCTGCTCATTCCGGGGTTTACTTTTACCGGGCTTACCGAAGGTGCGACCGAAAAGCCCGCCGGCGCCTGGACCGGCGAGCAGGTGGTTGACTTCATGCTGGCCGCGCTGGTGCATGGCGACTTCTACATCCTGTGCCCCGACAACGAGGCGACGCGGCCCATGGACGAAAAGCGCATGGCCTGGGCGATCGGCGACATCATCGAAAACCGCCCTGCTCTGTCGCGCTGGCACCCGGACCACAAGGAGGCTTTCGCGGCGTTCATGGAAAGCTGACGCTCAAGCTGCGCGCGTCTTCGAGCCGCGTTTTTGCGCCGCGGCTTTCTTGACGGCATTCTCCGCGATCTTCCGGTCATGGCGCTTCGCCGCTTCTTCGCACTTGGCGCGAATCTCCTCGACCTCGGATTCGGTCAGGTGCTCGATGCCGATAAAGGTGTCTTTGGCTTTGCCGACCCGGATCAATTCGTCGAGTTTCGTCTGGATCGCCGCGCCATCACGGTTCTGGGTGTTCTGGATGAGAAACACCATCAGGAAGGTGACGATCGTGGTGCCGGTGTTGATGATGAGCTGCCAGGTGTCCGAAAAGCCGAAAATCGGCCCGCTCATCGCCCAGGCCGCAATGATCAGGCAGCAGATGGCAAATGTCGACGGCAGACCGGCGAGATGGGCGACGTAGTTGGCGATCTTCGTGAAACGCTTTTCGATCATGGCAGGGAGAAACATCCGGCGACCGCTCCGGGTTCCCTGAATGGACGGATTTCACCGTCACAGACGTGCACGCGGCCGCAAAAAAATCAGGGACTGTCGTTTTCCCAGCGATCGAGAAAGGCCTTGATCGGCATCGCCTGCATGTCGGGGATGGCCCTGGCCAGTTTTTCGACCGGCCAGTCCCACCAGGCAAGATGTTCGATTCGCGCGGCGACATCCGCGGCGAAACGCTGCCGCAGCGGGCTGGCCGGAACGCCGGCAACGATGGCATAGGGCGGCACGTCGCGCGTCACCACAGCATTGGCGCCGACGATCGCGCCATTGCCGATGCTCACATCAGGCATGATCACCGCGCCATGGCCGATCCAGACATCGTGGCCAATGCTGACGGTTTGCGCCCGCCGCCGCTCCCGGAACGCCGCGTCGACGCCCAGCCAGCGAAAATACTCGTTCGGCCGGTAGCTGACCTTGTGCTGGGTCAGCCGTTCGACCGGATGCTCCAGTGCGTTGATGCGGCTGTTGGCGGCGATCGAACAGAACTTGCCTGTTGTCGTGTAGATCGCCTCGGCATGACGCTCGAAATAGGAGAAGTCGCCGACCGATACCTCGCGCAGGATGACCCGCTCGCCGATCGAGGCGTAGCGCCCAAGTTTGCACGCCTTCAATTCCGCGGTCGGATGAATGCGCGGTTCGGAATCTTTGGCGACAAGATTTTCAGGACGATCCATGCCGGCGGCTTTACTCCCGCGCAATTGCTCCCGCAAGGTGGGAGCAATTGTCGCGTCGCCGATTGGTCCCGCAAGCGGGACCGATCGTCGGTCAGCTGTTGCCAGAGCTTATTTCGGCTGGCCGTTGGTCCACACCACGTTCTGGCCGTAGAGCGGTACGGTGGTGACCGACATTTTCGCCGAACCGTCCTGCACCTGGCGCGAATGCGACAGATAGATCAGGGTCTCATTGGCTTTGTCGTAGATACGGTTCACCACCTGCTTCTTCCAGATCAGGCTGATGCCTTGCTTGAACACCTCCTCGCCGGCCTCGCTCATGTCGATGTCGCCGATGGTGATCGGCCCGGTCTGGCGGCAGGAGATCGAGGAATCGGACGGATCCTCGAACCAGTTGCCCTTCTGCAGGCGGTCGATCACGCCACGGTCGAAATAGGAGACGTGACAGGTCACGCCTTCGACCTTGGGGTCCTTGATCGCCTCGACGATGATGTCGTTGCCGAGCCAGTCGACGCCGACCTTGCCGACCTCCTGGGCGACAGCCGCACCAGCACCGACGACAAGGCATGCGGCCAATGCGCTGCCGATCAGTTTTCGCCCAATCAGTCTTTGCAAGGGAAGCCTCCTCCTGCGGTTCGAGTTTTGCCGACCTCAGGTGGGGCGATCGGCAGCGCTTTGCAAGCAGATCACCTTTTGACCGGAATGCCGGTTGCGGCAACGCGACATCTTTGCGTGCACGAGGTCAACCCGTTAAGAGTGTTCGCCGAACAGGCTCCATGGCGCTGATATAGTGCCAGCGAAAATCACGACGGACACCAATCGATGATGCGTTCAATACTGGTCGGCATTCTCGTCCTGATGGCGGCAGGCATCGGCTGGCTCACCTTCGACTGGTACCGCGGGCATTATGGCGGCGAGCCGTTCGGCGCGCCGTTCACGCTGGTCGACCAGAAGGGCACTCCGGTCACCGAGGCCGCGTTTCGCGGCCAGCCCAGCGTCGTCTTCTTCGGCTTCACCCATTGCCCTGAGGTCTGCCCGACCACGCTGTTCGAACTGGCCGGCTGGCTGAAGACGATGGGGGACGACGGCAAGAACCTACGCGCCTATTTCGTCTCGGTCGACCCGGAGCGCGACACGCCCGAAGTCATGAACGCCTATATCAGTAATTTCTCCGACCGCATCCTCGGCATCACCGGCGACCCGGACAAGGTCCACGCCATGGCCAAATCCTTCGGCATCTACTCGAAGAAGGTCGATACGGGCGACGGCGACTACACGATGGACCACACCGCTTCGGTGCTGCTGCTCAACGCCAGCGGCGACTTCGCCGGCACCATCGCCTATGGCGAAAGCCCGGACACCGCCATCGCCAAGCTGAAGCGGCTGGCGGCGGAAGGTTAGTGCATGATCCCGAACCGAAGGACCGCGTCAGCGAAAAGTGGGAACCGGTTTTCGGATAGATCATGCTCAAACAAGACCATCTTTCGATGACCCAGACGCGGCTTTATTTCACCACTGGAAAGATCGAGGCCGACCGTATCTTTGCGGCGTTCGACGCGGCCTTCGAGGATGAAGGCCTGCCGTTTGCCGTGCTCGAAGTCGACGAGGATCGCGACATCCACGAAGTGTCGCTCTATGCCGACGGCGATGTCGATGCCGTCGAGGCGCGCGTGAAGGACATTCTCGCCGGGCTTGACTTGTTAAGGCCGATCACGCGGGAGGCCCTGCCTGATATCGACTGGGTGACGCGTTCGCTGGAGGGGCTGAAGCCGGTGCGCGCCGGCCGTTTCTTCGTTCACGGCGCGCATGACCGCAGGAAGCGCCACAGCGGCGAACTGGCTATCGAAATCGAAGCGGGCCTCGCCTTCGGCACCGGCCATCACGGCACCACCGCCGGCTGCCTTGAAATGCTGGAACAGGTCGTGCGACGCGAGCGCCCGCGCAACGCGCTCGACCTCGGCACCGGCAGCGCGGTGCTGGCCATTGCGCTGGCCAAGCTCGCGCATATCCCGGTGCTGGCGACCGATATCGATCCGGTCGCCGTAAAGGTCGCCGCCGCCAATGCGCGGCTCAACCACGTCAAGGCGTTCGTCGAAACGGTGACGGCGCCGGGCTTCCACAATCCGATCTTTGCCGCGCGCGGCCCTTTCGACCTCATCGTCGCCAACATACTGGCGCGGCCGCTGATGCGGCTGGCACCCGAAATGGCCAGGCATACCGACTTGGGCGGCTCGATCGTGCTGTCAGGCATTCTCGACCGGCAGCGCGACGCGGTGGTCTCGGCCTATGTCGGCCAGCAGTTCCGCCATATCAGGACTTTGCATCGCGAGGGCTGGGTGACGATCCACCTCAAGCGGTGAGGCGCAGCGCCTCCAAACGCAAGCCGCAACTTCGCTCAGAAGTAGGGCGACCTTGCCGTCTTCTTCAGTTCTTCGCGATCGTAGCCGTGCGCTTTCAACGTTTTGTCGTCAAAGCCAAGCAGAACGCCGCTCACATATCGGCTCGCTTCGCGCTGGCGCGCTTCGATGAGAGCGTTCATGGCGCTTCTGAAAAATCCGCGTCTGGCTGAAATCGTGGACATGATGGTCTCCTTTGCAGGGCAATAAGACTCGTTCCTCCACAGCAAAAAGGTAGGCTCTGCCGACCTGTTTGAAAATCGCTGATTCTGCATGGCGTCCATGCGCAAAAGCGGTGCCGCTGAACCGCGTTCAGCCGGCGCCGCACATCCCTTGGCATAAAAACCGCAGCGCTTTGATTTGCGCGTGATCCTTTCCAAAAATCGGACTCATGCGCTACGGTCAAACCAGCATCCGAGGAGAGGCCCGTCATGTTCCAGACCTTTGATTCCGCCGGCGACCCCGCCGTCGGCAAGCCGCGTGTGGCGCTGCTGCGCCAATGGCTGGCGGCCAACGGGCTGGATGGCTTCATCGTGCCTCGTGCCGACGAGCATCAGGGCGAATATGTCGCAGACCGCTCGGCACGGCTGAAATGGCTGACCGGCTTCAGCGGCTCGGCCGGCGTCGCCATCGTGCTTGGCGAGCGCGCCTTTATGTTCGTTGACGGCCGCTACACGCTGCAGGTGCGCCAGGAGGTCGATCTCGACATCTTTTCGATCGAAAGCCTGGTCGACAATCCGCCCGCCGCCTGGATCAAGGACAATCTCGGCAAGGGCGTGCGGCTTGGTTTCGATCCCTGGCTGCAGACGATCGGCGACGTCAAGGCACTGAAAGCTTCGGCCGAAAAGTCGGGGGCGACATTGGTGCCGCTCGAGAAGAATCCGATCGACGCCATCTGGGAGGACCAGCCCGAACCGCCGCTGGCGCCGGTCGAGCTCCATCCGATCGCCTTTGCCGGCGAACTGGCCAAGGACAAGCTGGCGCGGCTGGCGTCGGCCATCGGCAAGGACGGCGCCACCCATGCCGTGCTGACCGACCCGTCCTCCATCGCCTGGGCCTTCGACATCCGGGGCGGCGACGTGCCGCATACGCCGCTGGCGCTCGGCTTCGCTGTACTCGCCGCCGACGGATCGCACCTCCTTTTCATGGATCAGCGCAAGTTCTCGCGCACCGTCGCGGCCTATCTGACGCAGCTCGCCGAATTGCATGAGCCCGGTGAATTCGAAGCGGCCGTTGTCGCGCTGGCCAAGGGCGGCGCTAGAATAGCGCTTGACCCGGTGCTGGCGGCCGAAAAACTCCGGATGCTGGTCGAGGATAATGGCGGCACCGTCATTTCAGCACCCGACCCTGCCCGCATTCCACGCGCAACGAAAAACCTGGCCGAGATCAACGGCGCCCGCGCCGCGCATCGCCGCGACGGCGCCGCCGTGGCCAGTCTGCTCTGCTGGCTCGATCGCCAGAAACCCGGCAAGCTCGACGAAATCGCGGTCGTCACCAAGCTCGAGGAGTGCCGCCGCAGCACCGGCGAGGAAACGCAGATGCCGCTGCGCGACGTGTCTTTCGACACCATCTCGGGCGCTGGCCCGAACGGCGCCATCATGCACTACCGCGTCTCTCGCGCCACCAGCCGAAAACTGGGGGATGGCGAGCTGTTCCTGCTCGATTCCGGCGGACAGTACCAGGACGGCACCACCGACATCACCCGTACGGTGCCGATCGGCAAGCCGACCGAGGAAATGCGCGAACGTTTTACCCTCGTGCTGAAAGGCATGATCGGCATTTCGACGCTGCGCTTCCCCGCAGGCACGCGCGGCTCCGAAATCGATGCAGTGGCGCGCCTCGCTCTGTGGAGACACGGCTGCGATTTCGCCCATGGCACCGGCCACGGCGTCGGCTCCTATCTGGCCGTGCACGAAGGCCCGCAGCGCATCGCCAGGACCGGCACCGAAAAGCTGCTCGCCGGCATGATCGTCTCCAACGAGCCGGGCTACTACAAGGAAGGCTCCTATGGCATCCGCATCGAGAACCTCATCCTGGTGACACCGGCTGAGCCGATCGAGGGCGGCGACATCGCCATGCATGGCTTCGAGACGCTGACGCTGGCGCCGATCGACACCAGGCTGGTGCGATCCGACCTTTTGACGCGCGACGAACTGCACTGGCTCGACCAATACCACGCACGCGTGCTGGCCGAGATCGGACCGATGCTCGACGGCGAGACGCTGGCCTGGCTGGAAAAGGCAACCGCACCGCTGCCGCACGACCTCAAGCAGTAGCGGCGGTGGCAGCCTTCGTTGAGGTTGGGAGGCACAAAAAACCCGCCTCGGCGGGCAGGTCGTTGGCGCAACTCATCATTGTGAATAAATTCCTAGCATAACTGCCCTCACATGTCAAGTTGAAACTACCCGTGGTTGCCGGACAATCGCTTCAGGTTTGCGCTGCCCCTCATTGCCCTGCCGGGCATTTCTCCCCGTATAGTGACGGCGAGAAAGACGCCTTCGCGAACGATTTCGCCAATCTCCAGCGTTGCAGAAAGGGTGCCAAGGCCGCGGCCAGCCCCTTCTCCCCGTCACCATACGGGAGAAGGTGCCGGCAGGCGGATGAGGGGCGGCGCCACCAAGGCAAGAGTTGGTTACCCGACAAACTGCCGCGCAAGGATCAGCACGGCCGCACCTGCCAAAAACATCGCCATAAGCCCGCCGCGCAGCGAGACCAGCCCGGCAACGATCAATGCCACCCATTCCGCCGGTCCGGTGCCAAGTGCCGCCGGCGCTACCAGCGTGGTCAGCACCGCGGCCGGCACGGCGTTCAACCCGGCCTCGACGCGCGGATGGATGTTTTCGAAGCGCGAGATCACCAGATGCCCGCCGATGCGGGTCAGATAGGTCGCGATCGCACCGGCGACGATGATCCACAAGGTCGTGCTCATCGCCGGGCCTCCACGCCGCTGTGGTGCGGCGGCAGGATGACCGCGAGCAGCACGCCGGCCACGGCGCCAATGGAGACGTGCCAGGGCGAGCCCACCGTTTTATAGGCGAGGATCGAGGCAGCGGCGCTGGCGACGACCACCGGCAGCCACAGCGGCCGTCTGCGAAAGCTCATGACCAGTCCGAGAAAGTAGATCGGCAGCAAAAAGTCGATGCCCAGCGCATGTGCATCGGGAATGAGCTTGCCGAACACCGCGCCGAGCGCGCTTTCGGTCACCCAGAACACATAGACCGGCAGGGCAAGCCCCATATACCAGGCGAAGCCGACCGTCTCGCCGGCCTCCGCCTTGCGTTCGGCCACCGCGAACTGCGGATCGGTAAGCACGAAATAGCCTACCGCTTGCTGGACCAGCGGCCAGTGCGCGATGCGCCGGCCGATACCGGCGGAATAAAGCACATGGCGGAAATTCACGGCGAAGATCGACAGCACGATCAGCCACGGCGCGACATGCTGGCCGAACAATTCGATGCCGACCATCTGGCTGGCGCCGCCGTAGACCATGGCGCTCATCAGGATGGCTTCGAGCACCGAAAAACCGTTGTCGACGGCAAGCGCCCCGAACAGCAGCCCGAACGGCGCCGCCGCCACCACGATGGGCATCGAGAGCCGCACGCCTTGCCAGAAATCGCTTTTCGCGCGGTTTTCGGAGATTGCTTCCGCCGACATCGACCACTCCTTGGGGAAAGGCCGTATGTAGGGAGAGCCGCCTGCCTTGTCACACCAATTCGCTTGAGCCAACGATCAGCGGAAATGATCGCCCCGGCCCGCCGCAAGCCCGGGCGTGCGCCATCGGTCCGGGGCTAGTCCTGCGGGACCTTGCCCTCGATCGCCCGCCCCCAGTCGAGCAGCGGCTTGGCGCGCAAGGTGAAATCGACGAGTTCGTCGCTCAACGCAGCGCCATGGATTGTCGCCGGATCGATTCTATGCTGGACGACGAAATGCCGGTTGCGGATGGCATCGAGAAGATCGGCTTGCGTGACATGCTCGAAACCGCGCGGCGTGCGCTTCATGCGGCCTTCGGTTTCAAGCCCCAGACCGTTCATCCTCAACGCCGCCACCAAGGCACGGAATTCACCCGGCCGCGCGGCGATGGCCTGGCGCATCGCCAGCAGTAGCGCCGGCCCCGGCTGCCACCAGGCAACGCCGGCAAAACAGCGGTCGAGCCCGATATAGACGAACAAGACACCCTGCTCCATCTTGGTGCCGTCGGGCGAAAGGATTGCCGACAGATGCCGGTTGTAGGGCCGTTTGTCCTTGGCGAACCGCACGTCGCGATTGATCCGGAACAGCGACTTCTTGCGATCGCCGCGCAGGCCCAGCCCTGCTGCCGCGAAGCGCTCGGAGAGGGTTTCGACCAGATCGCCGAAGGGGTCGCGCAGCTCGCGTTCGAAGAGGTCGCGGTTCTCCTGGAACCACTCCCGGCTCTGGTGGAAATCCAACGCCCTGAGAAATGGAATGGCCTTCTGGCCGAAACCGTTGAACGTGCCGGCCATCACGCCTTGCCGATCCGCGCGAGCCAGGCATCCTCGTCGATCACCTCGATGTCGAGTTCGGTGGCGAGCTTGAGCTTGGACCCGGCACCCGGTCCGGCCACGACCAGATCGGTCTTCGCGGAAACCGAGCCCGCGACCTTCGCGCCGAGACGTTCGGCCATCGCCTTGGCCTCGGGGCGCGTCATCTTCTCCAGCGTACCTGTAAACACGATCGTCTTGCCGGCGACTACGCTGTCGGCTGAGACGTTGACAATGTACGGCTTCGGGCGGACCTGGGCGAGCAGCGCATCGAGCACGTCGTCATTGCGTTCATTGCCGAAGAAATCGCGCAGCGCGCCGATCACCGTGTCGCCGATGCCGTTGATCGATGGGAAGACAGTGTGCGGATCGGCCGCCGCCGCCGTCTCCTTGCCGACACGGATCAACTCCTCGATGGTCGAGAAGGTTCGGGCAAGCACGGCTGCCGTCGTTTCGCCGATATGGCGGATGCCCAGCGCGAAGATGAAGCGATCGAGTTCCGGTTCGCGACGAGCGTCGATGGCAGCGAAGAGCTTGTCGAGACCTTCGTAATTGCGCTCCTCGACACCGCGCACATTCTTGCGCGTCTTGCCCGATGCGGCCTCGCGCTGCCTGGCTTGCTCCTCGCGCCGCTCGGCCAGCGCCTTGGTGACGGCGGGACGGCGATCCCTGAGCGTGAAGATATCGGCGGCTGTCTTGATCAATCCCGCATTGAAGAACAGGTCTATGTTCTCAGCGCCCAGGCCTTCGATATCCATGGCGCCGCGTGACACAAAGTGGCGCAATCCTTCCACGGCCTGCGCGGGGCAGATCAGTTCGCCGGTGCAGCGTCGGCGGGAATCTTCCTTGCCGGTCTTCTCGTTGATCTCACGCGTCGCCGGTGAGCCGCAGATCGGACAGGTGTGCGGGAATTCGTAAGGCACGGCATCGGGCGGACGCTTGTCGATGACGACGCTGACGATCTGCGGAATGACGTCCCCTGCCCGCTGGATCACCACCGTGTCGCCGATACGTACGTCGATGCCGTCACGGATCGGCTGGCCGTTGCTGTCCAGGCCCTTGATGTAGTCTTCGTTGTGGAGCGTGACATTTTCGACCACCACGCCGCCGACCGTGACGGGTGCGAGCCGTGCGACGGGCGCCAACGTGCCGGTACGGCCGACCTGAATGTCGATCTTGAGCACCGTCGTCATTGCCTGCTCGGCCGGAAATTTGTGGGCGACGGCCCAGCGCGGTTCGCCGGTGACGAAACCCCATCTGCGCTGCAGTTCGAGCTGGTCCACCTTGTAGACGACGCCGTCGATGTCGTAGCCGAGCGACGAGCGTTGCTCCTCGATCCGGTGGTAGTGCGCGACCAGTTCCTCGACCGACTTCGCCCGCACCATCAGCGGACTGATCTTGAATCCCCAATCCTTGAACTTCTGGACGGATTCGAACTGGGTCGGAGCCGGATCTTTCGTGGTGTAGCCCCAGGCATAGGCGAAGAACTTGAGGTTGCGGCTGGCTGTAACCGAAGGATCCTTCTGACGCAGGGATCCGGCCGCCGTATTGCGCGGATTGACGTAGTCCTGGCCGCCGACCGCCGCCGACCGTTCCTTCAGCGCCTCGAATTCCGCATAGGTCATGTAGACCTCGCCGCGTATCTCGATGGTGTCGGGCCAGCCTGAACCTTTCAGGTGCTTGGGGATGTCGGCGATTGTCCTGAGATTGGCGGTGATGTCCTCACCGACGGCGCCGTCGCCGCGCGTTGCGCCTTGCACGAACACACCGCCTTCATAACGCAGGGACGCCGACAGCCCGTCGATCTTCGGCTCAGCCATGAAGGCGATGTCCAGATCCTTGTCGCGGTCAAAGAACCGCCGGCCGCGCTCGATGAAGTCGGCGACGTCCTGGTCGGTATAGGCCTTGGCGAGACTGAGCATCGGCACCGCATGGCGCACCTTGGCAAAGCCTTCCGCCGGTGGCGCGCCCACGCGGCGCGACGGCGAATCCTCTAGCACCAAGGCGGGGAAGCGCTGTTCGATGGCGAGGTTGCGCCGCGTCAGCGCGTCATACTCCGCGTCCGTGATTATCGGTGCGTCCTCGGTATGGTAGCGCCGGTCGTGCTCGGCGATCTCCGCCGCCAGTCGCTTCAATTCGCTTGCGGCCTCGCTTTCGCTGAGCGAATCGACTGGTTTTTCGGCCATGCACTGCTCCCTGGCGCATGACCCCGAAGGTCATGCGTAAAAATAAAATTGCTACAGCGTCCTTTGCGCGTCCGAAAGGACGCGCGGCGCTGTAGCGATGGCGCGACACAATAGAACAGGATTCTCTCATAAGGGAGAGACCAGGCACGGGAAAATCATTCCTGAACAGCGGGATGGAGCCATATCCTGACTCTGTCCGAAGGGCCGGGCTATCGACGTCGGACGGCGTGTAGCTAAGCCGCCGCGGTGTTCTCGCGCAGCAGCCGCTCGGCCGCCGCGCGCGCCTCGTCGGTGATGGTCGCTCCGGCAAGCATCCGCGCGATCTCTTCCTGGCGCGCCGCCCGGTCCATCTCCGCGATGCCGGTCGCGACGCGATCGGCGCCGCCGGATTTGGAGATCAGGAAATGTGTCGCCGCCCGTGCCGCCACTTGCGGCGCGTGCGTAACCGAAAGCACCTGTACGCGCTTCGACAGCCGCGCCAGCCTTTGGCCGATGGCGTCCGCCACCGCGCCGCCAACGCCGGTGTCGATTTCATCGAAGACCAAAGTCGGCGCCGAGCCGCGGTCGGCCAGCGCCACCTTCAGTGCCAGCAGGAACCGCGAAAGCTCGCCGCCGGAGGCGACTTTCATCATCGGGCCCGGTCTTGTGCCGGGATTGGTGCGCACCCAGAACTCGACCTGATCGATGCCCTCTTCCATGCGGCTCTCGGCCTCGCTTGCCATCTCGACGATGAACGCGGCCCGCTCGAGCTTCAGCGCCGGCAATTCGGCCATCACCGCCTTGGTCAATCCGACCGCCGCCGCAAGGCGAAGCGACGAAAGTTGCGCCGCGGAAATGTCATAGGCTTCGCGCGCGGCGGCGGCCTGCTTTTCCAGCCCGTGCAGGCGCTCCTCGCCGGCATCGAGATCGGCGAGATCGGCCGCCATCGTGTCGCGCAATTGCGCCAGGTCGTCGACCGCCACGTTGTGCTTGCGTGAGGCGGCACGCAGCGAAAATAGCCGCTCCTCGGCCTGTTCCAGCCGCCGCGGATCATATTCGGTGGCGCGAAGTGCCGCGTCCACGCCCGATTGGGCGGCGTCGAGCGACAGCATCGCCTCGTCGAGCGATTTGACCACGTCCTCGAGCAGGCCGGGCGCCTCGGTCACCTTGCGCTGCAGCCGCCGCAACAGGCTGGCGAGCTGCGGCAAGGGCGAGGACGGGCCCGAGAGCACATCTTGCGCATCATGGATTTCCGAGGCGATCTTTTCCGTCCGCATCATCGAGGCACGCAGTTCGGCCAGGTCGGCTTCCTCGCCGGGCTGAGGGTCGAGCTTCGTCAATTCGGCGACCGCGGCGCGCAGATAGTCGGCCTCGCGGGCCGCCGCTTCCACCTTGGCGCGGTGTCGCGAAAATTCCTGCTCGCAGGCCCGCCAATGCCGCCATGCCTCGCCGGTCGCGCGGACAGCGCCGAGATGACCGCCGAAACTGTCAAGCAATTCGCGATGGGCGCCGGGATCGACCAAGGCGCGCTCGTCATGCTGGCCGTGGATCTCGACCAGCGCGTGGCCGACATCGCGCATCAGCGTCACACTGGAGGGTTGGTCGTTGACGAAGACGCGGGTACGGCCATCCGCCGTCTGCACGCGGCGTAGGATGATGTCGCCATCGTCCTCGATGGCGTTGTCGGCAAGCAGCATGCGGGCAGGATGGTTGCGCGGCACGTCGAACACGGCGATGACTTGGCCCTGTGCCGCGCCATGACGCACCAGCGAAGCGTCGCCGCGGGCGCCAAGCGCCAGCGACAGCGCGTCGAGCAGGATGGATTTTCCAGCGCCGGTTTCGCCGGTCAGCACCGAAAGGCCGGACGAAAAGTCGATGTCCAGCTTCTCGATCAGAACGATATCGCGGATCGACAGCCTGGAAAGCATGGCGACGCGCCGCTTCAGGCGCCGGTGATCAGCTTCCCGGCCTTGGAGATCCACGACCCGGCACTCTCGCGCGGCTCGAGCCCACCAGTCTGCAGGAGCTTGTAGGAA includes these proteins:
- the recN gene encoding DNA repair protein RecN, whose protein sequence is MLSRLSIRDIVLIEKLDIDFSSGLSVLTGETGAGKSILLDALSLALGARGDASLVRHGAAQGQVIAVFDVPRNHPARMLLADNAIEDDGDIILRRVQTADGRTRVFVNDQPSSVTLMRDVGHALVEIHGQHDERALVDPGAHRELLDSFGGHLGAVRATGEAWRHWRACEQEFSRHRAKVEAAAREADYLRAAVAELTKLDPQPGEEADLAELRASMMRTEKIASEIHDAQDVLSGPSSPLPQLASLLRRLQRKVTEAPGLLEDVVKSLDEAMLSLDAAQSGVDAALRATEYDPRRLEQAEERLFSLRAASRKHNVAVDDLAQLRDTMAADLADLDAGEERLHGLEKQAAAAREAYDISAAQLSSLRLAAAVGLTKAVMAELPALKLERAAFIVEMASEAESRMEEGIDQVEFWVRTNPGTRPGPMMKVASGGELSRFLLALKVALADRGSAPTLVFDEIDTGVGGAVADAIGQRLARLSKRVQVLSVTHAPQVAARAATHFLISKSGGADRVATGIAEMDRAARQEEIARMLAGATITDEARAAAERLLRENTAAA
- a CDS encoding AzlC family ABC transporter permease, whose translation is MSAEAISENRAKSDFWQGVRLSMPIVVAAAPFGLLFGALAVDNGFSVLEAILMSAMVYGGASQMVGIELFGQHVAPWLIVLSIFAVNFRHVLYSAGIGRRIAHWPLVQQAVGYFVLTDPQFAVAERKAEAGETVGFAWYMGLALPVYVFWVTESALGAVFGKLIPDAHALGIDFLLPIYFLGLVMSFRRRPLWLPVVVASAAASILAYKTVGSPWHVSIGAVAGVLLAVILPPHHSGVEARR
- the ligA gene encoding NAD-dependent DNA ligase LigA, giving the protein MAEKPVDSLSESEAASELKRLAAEIAEHDRRYHTEDAPIITDAEYDALTRRNLAIEQRFPALVLEDSPSRRVGAPPAEGFAKVRHAVPMLSLAKAYTDQDVADFIERGRRFFDRDKDLDIAFMAEPKIDGLSASLRYEGGVFVQGATRGDGAVGEDITANLRTIADIPKHLKGSGWPDTIEIRGEVYMTYAEFEALKERSAAVGGQDYVNPRNTAAGSLRQKDPSVTASRNLKFFAYAWGYTTKDPAPTQFESVQKFKDWGFKISPLMVRAKSVEELVAHYHRIEEQRSSLGYDIDGVVYKVDQLELQRRWGFVTGEPRWAVAHKFPAEQAMTTVLKIDIQVGRTGTLAPVARLAPVTVGGVVVENVTLHNEDYIKGLDSNGQPIRDGIDVRIGDTVVIQRAGDVIPQIVSVVIDKRPPDAVPYEFPHTCPICGSPATREINEKTGKEDSRRRCTGELICPAQAVEGLRHFVSRGAMDIEGLGAENIDLFFNAGLIKTAADIFTLRDRRPAVTKALAERREEQARQREAASGKTRKNVRGVEERNYEGLDKLFAAIDARREPELDRFIFALGIRHIGETTAAVLARTFSTIEELIRVGKETAAAADPHTVFPSINGIGDTVIGALRDFFGNERNDDVLDALLAQVRPKPYIVNVSADSVVAGKTIVFTGTLEKMTRPEAKAMAERLGAKVAGSVSAKTDLVVAGPGAGSKLKLATELDIEVIDEDAWLARIGKA
- a CDS encoding AzlD family protein translates to MSTTLWIIVAGAIATYLTRIGGHLVISRFENIHPRVEAGLNAVPAAVLTTLVAPAALGTGPAEWVALIVAGLVSLRGGLMAMFLAGAAVLILARQFVG
- a CDS encoding TIGR02453 family protein; translation: MAGTFNGFGQKAIPFLRALDFHQSREWFQENRDLFERELRDPFGDLVETLSERFAAAGLGLRGDRKKSLFRINRDVRFAKDKRPYNRHLSAILSPDGTKMEQGVLFVYIGLDRCFAGVAWWQPGPALLLAMRQAIAARPGEFRALVAALRMNGLGLETEGRMKRTPRGFEHVTQADLLDAIRNRHFVVQHRIDPATIHGAALSDELVDFTLRAKPLLDWGRAIEGKVPQD